The following coding sequences are from one Paenibacillus sp. JDR-2 window:
- a CDS encoding ABC transporter substrate-binding protein has translation MVTKSKAAAMVLMASTLLVSSACGSGNNANSNQPSNNPSAPAATTEDNKETAAPDGKKIKMRVITITTDENRNNIMEKYIKPNLAAALPNLEVEFEPGGGGEDMANKLKTLNSSGDMPDVFWSDAGYFTPLKNTGSILDLTPYISKDGFLDKYAVPDALKHVDNGIYSLSSGADTYFTPVIFYHKDMFEEAGVKVPTTFDELIQTSKTLKGKGMVPAVTPGKDGWGPKLFMLQQMIQIGDPQAMADLVSNKTDFTNPSVKEGAARIETMVKEGVFPDGIANLDYGPAMEMFTSKKAAMLMMFTWELPNLAKDETVDFFPFPSASDKYDPSQTVQFWGSPVNGYAVNGKTKHPDEAVKLAEFLAMQDALYFESTGAPISLQTGNQANNRSPLMQKFVDWYNPIPNKIASFALNSIDAKTSAEVSTQGANLLTGEYAAEDFNTAMNKIWSENTWFNK, from the coding sequence ATGGTAACGAAGTCTAAGGCAGCGGCCATGGTGCTTATGGCAAGTACTTTACTGGTTTCATCGGCATGCGGAAGCGGGAACAACGCAAATTCCAACCAGCCGTCCAACAATCCGTCGGCCCCGGCAGCAACCACGGAAGATAATAAGGAGACCGCGGCGCCGGACGGCAAAAAAATCAAAATGAGGGTTATCACGATTACGACGGACGAGAATCGCAATAACATCATGGAAAAATACATCAAGCCTAACCTTGCCGCAGCGCTTCCCAATCTTGAAGTCGAGTTTGAGCCCGGCGGCGGCGGCGAGGATATGGCCAACAAATTGAAGACGTTGAATTCCTCCGGGGATATGCCGGACGTATTCTGGAGCGATGCGGGCTACTTTACCCCGCTGAAGAATACGGGCAGCATTCTGGATCTGACCCCTTATATTTCCAAAGACGGCTTCTTGGACAAATATGCGGTGCCGGATGCGTTAAAGCATGTCGATAACGGGATTTACAGCCTCTCCTCCGGAGCCGATACGTATTTCACCCCCGTCATCTTTTACCATAAAGACATGTTTGAAGAAGCAGGGGTGAAGGTGCCGACCACGTTTGACGAGCTGATTCAAACCTCGAAGACGCTCAAGGGTAAAGGCATGGTTCCGGCCGTAACTCCGGGCAAGGACGGATGGGGGCCGAAGCTCTTCATGCTGCAGCAAATGATTCAAATCGGGGACCCGCAGGCGATGGCGGATCTCGTCAGCAACAAAACGGACTTTACCAATCCATCCGTCAAGGAAGGTGCGGCCCGTATAGAGACGATGGTCAAGGAAGGCGTCTTCCCAGACGGCATTGCCAACCTGGATTACGGTCCGGCGATGGAGATGTTTACGTCCAAAAAAGCGGCAATGCTAATGATGTTTACTTGGGAGCTGCCGAATCTGGCAAAAGACGAAACGGTTGATTTCTTCCCGTTCCCAAGCGCAAGCGATAAGTACGATCCTTCGCAGACCGTGCAATTCTGGGGCTCACCGGTTAACGGCTATGCGGTAAACGGGAAAACCAAGCATCCGGATGAGGCCGTCAAGCTTGCCGAATTCCTGGCCATGCAGGATGCGTTGTACTTCGAATCCACGGGAGCGCCAATATCCTTGCAGACCGGCAATCAGGCAAATAACAGAAGCCCGCTTATGCAGAAGTTCGTTGACTGGTATAATCCGATCCCGAATAAAATCGCGTCTTTCGCTCTTAATTCGATAGATGCGAAAACCTCTGCCGAAGTGTCTACGCAAGGAGCGAACTTACTGACGGGCGAATACGCTGCCGAAGATTTCAATACCGCGATGAACAAGATTTGGAGCGAGAATACGTGGTTTAACAAGTAA